A window of Aurantibacillus circumpalustris genomic DNA:
TGTAAAATGAAAAGTACCCACATCGTATTTAGCATAAAGCGAATCAGCATTCGAAAAATTAAACATTCCTCCTTGCACTTTTGAATATAAACTAAAAAATATCTTTGATCCCATAGGAATATTTAAACTTACATTTCTTGGAAACTGAATACTCAAATTTATTTTATCCAGACGACCAATTCTCAAACCAATAAACGGTAAGTAAAGTCGATTGCCCCACATGAATGACTTAGTAACACCTAAACGTAAATTAAATTTATCATTGAAATTATGGCTATAAACAATGGTGCTCGCCAGTCGGTAATAGGGGCTTGATTTTGGGTATGCAATATCCCTGGTTACAAAGGGAGAAACATCAACAAACCAAACGCCTTTTTCACCAGTATTGTAAATAAAACGCATTCCAATTCCGAATTTAATAAGGTTATGTTTGCTAATGCCATCAAAGCTTGGCTGTAGTGACAAGAAATTTCCGGTAAGCAAAAGATGCGTGTTCCTTATACTGTTATCCTTGTTAGTTTTATCTTTTGTATATAATGGCGCGTGAAACGAAAACCCAAATTGTTTGACACCATAACTCTTAAGACGTTTGTTTATTTCATCAGTTGATGAATTAAGCTTTTTGTTTGGTTTGTAATAAGCGTCTAAAACAATCACTGTATTAAAGTAATGTTTAGGAAGTTTTACTTCTAAACTATCAAACGCGTCTTGTGCCTTTATTCCGATTGGAAATAAAAAAATTATACCGAAACAAAACGGTATGTAAATAGTATTTCGAAGTATATTCAAATTAATCACTATCCCCCTTTATGCTCTTCATTACTTTCATTCTAAACTCTTCCTCTGCAACATGCAATTTTACTGTCTTTTTTGCCCCAATGATTGATTTAATTTTTTCATTGTACTGTTTATGTACATCCGCTTCGGCTTGTTTCGACTGAACAAAAAGATAATACAATTGCTCTGCTTCTTTTTCACTTAAGTCGTCTGTTTTATTCCTATAACCGTGACGAAGATTTTTTCTTATAGCTCTAATCTTATCGTTGTATTCATTATAAACCGGCCAGAATTTCTCGTACTCAGAGTTTGTTAGTTCTAAACTTTTCGAAATAAATTCCACCCGCAACGCTTCAACCTTATCCCTTCCAGTTTGCGATAAACTAAATTCAGCCTTTGTGAGGAATAATAAAATTACAAATATGCGAATCGTCCAAGTCATTTATATACCATCTAAAAGATCTTCAACGGAAATTTCTTTGAAGCTTGTGTCTTTCGTTTTACTGTTAGAATTCTTTGTGTCTGTATTCTGTATTTTTTCTTCAAGAAGACTTGGGTCTACTAAATCATATAACTCGTCATCATCTAAGCGTTCTAAGGTTTTAGTTTTAACCAAATCCTTTTTATCCAAACAGGCAATGGTGCCACAATCTTCAGCCTGAAGGCCAGTGAAATAAATATTATAAATCCATAGTCCCAAAACTACAACAAGTATTGCTGCAACAGCATATCCTAATCGGCGAGAAAATAAATTTACAATCTTACCCGATTGAGGTTGGAGCTTTTGTGCAATAGCTTTACTTTTTTCTTCAAAATAATTTTCAGGTATTCTAAACGAATTCGTTTTCTCAAGAGAGTCCAATGTTGCAAAAGTCTCTAAAGTATTAATATCGTTAGCTACAAGTGTTGTTAACTCATCAATTCCTTTTTCTTCGAAATAATGTTGTGGCACTTCAAAAACACCTTTATTTCTTAAACCTACAAGTATTGGAAAGTAAATTAATTCTAACTCACTTTCCTTTCTAACGAAATAACTTTCTGGAACTTTAAAATTATCGGCTTGTTTAAACTTTAGTAATTGAGGAAATTCCTTATGCTCATCCTGCCACTCAATTTTATTAAAAATAGATCCGGCGGACTTTTGAAAATAACCCTCCGGCAGACCAAAATTAGTTGACCCTTCTCCAAATTGATTATTTTTATTCCACTCTTTCATTTATCTTTCTTTAGACTTTACTTTATGCAAAAAGTTTAAACCCCAACCAGTAGTTCTTCTATTTTTTTTGCCGCTATATGATAACTAGCTTTTAAGGCTCCAACCGAAGTTTCGAGTATTTGGGACATTTCTTCATAAGGAGTTTCATCATAATAACGCATGTTAAATACAATTCGTTGTTTTTCCGGAAGTGTTAAAATGGCCTGCTGTAATTTTAATTGAATCTCGTCACCCGAAAAATAATTATCACTTTCTAAATTCTTACTCAATTCATACTCAATCGGATGAATGGAAGTTGTATTTTTCTTTTGCTTCTGTCTTAAAAAAGTAAGCGCTTCGTTTGTTGCTATTCTATACACCCAGGTATACAGCTGACTTTCTTCTTTAAAATTTTCGAGACCCTTCCAAACTTTAATAAAAGTATTTTGTAATACGTCGTCGCTATCATCATGATTAATCACGATCTTTCGAATATGCCAATACAAGCGTTGTTGATACTTTGAGATCAAGTGGCTCAATGAGGTGTTGCGTGTTTTTTCGTCACGAAACAAATCCAAAATCATTTTATCGTCAACTTG
This region includes:
- a CDS encoding RNA polymerase sigma factor, which gives rise to MAQVDDKMILDLFRDEKTRNTSLSHLISKYQQRLYWHIRKIVINHDDSDDVLQNTFIKVWKGLENFKEESQLYTWVYRIATNEALTFLRQKQKKNTTSIHPIEYELSKNLESDNYFSGDEIQLKLQQAILTLPEKQRIVFNMRYYDETPYEEMSQILETSVGALKASYHIAAKKIEELLVGV